The Gopherus evgoodei ecotype Sinaloan lineage chromosome 8, rGopEvg1_v1.p, whole genome shotgun sequence genome includes a region encoding these proteins:
- the FAM78B gene encoding protein FAM78B — protein MGCLQSVACKARVRRDNIVLSDVSATIEPGATAIEESSPVVLRYRTPYFRAAARGTMPPIPRRHTWVVGWVQACNHMEFYNTYSDLGMSSWELPDLREGRVKAISDSDGVSYPWYGNTTETVTLVGPINKVSRFSVSMNDNFYPSVTWAVPVSDSNVPLLTRIKRDQSFTTWLVAMNMTTKEKIILQTIKWRMRVDIEVDPLQLLGQRARLVGRTHQEQPRILSRMEPIPPNALVKPNANDAQVLMWRPKRGQPLIVIPPK, from the exons atgggctgcctgcagagcgtCGCGTGCAAGGCGCGCGTGCGGCGCGACAACATCGTCCTGAGCGACGTATCCGCCACCATCGAGCCGGGCGCCACCGCCATCGAGGAGAGCTCGCCCGTCGTGCTGCGCTACCGCACGCCCTACTTCCGCGCCGCCGCCCGGGGCACCATGCCGCCCATCCCGCGCCGCCACACCTGGGTGGTGGGCTGGGTGCAGGCCTGCAACCACATGGAGTTCTACAACACCTACAGCGACCTGGGCAT GTCCAGCTGGGAACTTCCTGACTTGCGAGAAGGGAGAGTAAAAGCCATCAGTGACTCTGATGGTGTGAGCTACCCCTGGTACGGGAACACCACAGAAACGGTGACCTTGGTTGGGCCCATTAACAAGGTCTCCCGGTTCTCAGTCAGTATGAATGACAATTTTTATCCCAGTGTGACGTGGGCTGTCCCTGTGAGTGACAGCAATGTACCACTGCTGACCAGGATTAAGAGGGATCAAAGCTTTACCACGTGGCTAGTAGCCATGAATATGACCACCAAGGAGAAGATCATTCTGCAGACTATAAAGTGGAGGATGCGCGTTGACATTGAAGTGGATCCTTTGCAGCTCTTGGGGCAGCGAGCACGACTAGTGGGAAGGACTCATCAGGAGCAGCCCCGGATTCTGAGCCGAATGGAACCCATCCCGCCAAACGCACTAGTGAAACCCAATGCCAATGATGCCCAAGTCCTCATGTGGAGACCCAAACGAGGCCAGCCTTTGATAGTGATACCTCCCAAGTAG